The genomic region CCTCGACGACGTGACGACCGGTTTCCCCGATACCGCAAAGGATAATGTGGTCTTTGAGCCTTTTAATCTCGGTCTCCATCTTTTTTCTCCCGATGATACCCGTGAGGGATCCTTCGACGACGAACGCAGTGCCGGCAGTTAATCCATAAGTTAACGCACCCACGCCCACCAAAATGAGAAAGATTGTAAAGACCCGGCCCGCAGGCGACAGTGGATGAGTCTCTCCATATCCCACGGTCGCTAGAGTAATAACCGTCATAAAAAGCGAATCGAAAAAGTTCCAGCCTTCGATCAGTTGGTAACCGATGACGCCTACTAGAAGAGCCAGTAGTATAACGAGAATTGCGAGGAGGAGCCTACGACCAGACGTTTCCATGAGACAGTCTTCTCATCTGATTGAAAGGAGCTTGGAATCACGCGGTATCGGCAATTCCATGTTAAGTTGCGACAGGGACTGCCTTTCGGCTTGCGAAGGCCCCACTCGAAACAACCATTGATCAAAGCGCACCGTGTCCACCTCTGTCCGTCTGCCAAAATAAATCGCAACCTCCACTTCCATAGGGCGGTATAAATCTTTCGGCGATAGCCTGCGATATTTCCCGAAAGAAAATTTATACATATCTGCTTTTTGCGCACCCCTTTGGATAAAAAACGACATGCGATCGACCGTATAGGTGGGGCCCCTTCGATCGAGGCGCAACTCGACATGAGGGAGCATTACCGCG from Bdellovibrionota bacterium harbors:
- a CDS encoding potassium channel family protein; the protein is METSGRRLLLAILVILLALLVGVIGYQLIEGWNFFDSLFMTVITLATVGYGETHPLSPAGRVFTIFLILVGVGALTYGLTAGTAFVVEGSLTGIIGRKKMETEIKRLKDHIILCGIGETGRHVVEEFLKVRIPFVIIERDRDRIKQVEKIGSVLYIEGDATDDETLSQARIHEARGLVTALPQDPDNLFVTLTARGLNPGLRIVAKLVTLESRP